A genomic window from Betta splendens chromosome 17, fBetSpl5.4, whole genome shotgun sequence includes:
- the vwa5b2 gene encoding von Willebrand factor A domain-containing protein 5B1 isoform X1, with product MVGLRNRSTWEALLLKASCIKSCANGCSLGITARLTYANADVESVEGVFVYPLAEKEVIVDFEAVIAGRLLGVQIESRGKLKDCCLDCCPGSGLDGHCGQEWGCCGSSGHDLQCTNGHLILDEDLERTTFIVGTGLIGPMDIVSIIISTTLELPTLENGAIRIVYPTLLTPIVSSQMTPSKSENGGKSEESGPTSCFGAASGKPDRAPDSERQCAHAIFTRPAANLAPYELSFQLLVRGACLLAGLESPTHALRADADPSAQSASATYITLAQEHSFDRHIEIILHLSEPHSPLVILERGRLSFSQYERLIGSRRDFARCARKDSDPERKQLEFLRKRYHKDILSSPVLMLNFCPDLLSEPLELHKATRELVFLVDRSGSMSGANIHRVKEAMVVALKSLPSRTLLNIVGFGTTVKPLFTSSKLCTDATLMQAYDYVQRMRADMRGTNLQGALSWVYQQPVQRSFPRQIFIVTDGSVSNVAKVLELVRRNTCGGRCFGLGLGPRACRRLLQGVVKLTGGTTEFLDEEERLQPKLIKSMKKAFEPVLTDVRVDWYLPEHMEALLSPNEIPPIYPGNCLIGYCTLYDMTAFKVKHAESQGQGYKGVHRGSAGSVFGQSNDELSPPPAAELMPVGTCADGADLEEALREISREISSEFSCARDTDPGTSPGVELDWSADVRRRIQETSYIQEQYILTRCSLSSEHSLQTPSRSHARAPSNSDSAGGPLLPDPNPSDPVLDTGSLPQGLEKMPPPEQRTSLSRWADSTWQQSLSAETPDNTTKKKGHLGGSEESRRRQRALARSTMAARSFSSPQGELEMHRLRRALERVSFDQTLGGRLDESDGETKPPSRRSLTDSNGLLFPASPMDWDAFADPNDLFVAAPPEDPPPGQCRSIVHGLLGGRPVSWEVTVDLGHLWTPEGQETAGGEGREGDRRGGEPWAEIIHQLTARSVVRDFEKTAEKESDGGHGSAKRYRMKAIQTSKHCNIVCMYTAFTTTDRNPNKGLPDNLDVENTAVHAGSRQSSGSRRQRAYSVGLGRRRTSGDSEEDAWNSADRDDTPASPCSLTSWDSTSATAGAACTRSQRSIESKSMESFFGTRLPLGRLRSSISSGKQVPLKSHCLSAETEKQPEAESPDYLPLVRLQLASGAFLLTELYSECVQITLDRLKRASPYSLHRRSLSPPFRCSSPSAPSLSTSAKLLGAASHHVTFSPSSCSLINPTAPPFHHAPDDNPLMLEPRLRRRRLSDRVDLLSSEEGSLELSAGLSQSHGHGQADSGRGSETDVCDGSSADLADVQENSHSAQEDLEGSSWATAVALAWLEHRCAGYFMEWELVAAKADLWLRCQDLPEGVDLAGLKGAARQLFLLLRHWDENIKLNMLCYNPNNM from the exons ATGGTGGGACTGAGGAACCGCTCGACGTGGGAAGCTCTGCTCCTCAAGGCGTCCTGCATCAAGTCCTGCGCCAACGGCTGCTCCCTGGGCATCACCGCGCGTCTCACCTACGCCAATGCTGATGTGGAGTCTGTGGAAG GCGTGTTTGTGTACCCTTTGGCGGAGAAGGAGGTGATCGTTGACTTCGAGGCTGTGATCGCGGGCCGGCTGCTGGGGGTCCAGATCGAGAGCCGAGGGAAGCTGAAGGACTGCTGCTTGGACTGCTGCCCCGGGTCTGGTCTTGATGGCCACTGTGGTCAGGAGTGGGGCTGCTGTGGGAGCTCCGGACACGACCTGCAATGCACCAacg GGCATCTCATTCTGGATGAAGACCTTGAAAGAACCACCTTCATCGTGGGCACGGGGCTCATTGGGCCCATGGACATCGTGTCCATCATCATAAGCACCACACTGGAACTCCCCACGCTAGAAAACGGCGCCATCCGCATCGTCTACCCCACGTTACTGACTCCCATCGTCAGCAGCCAGATGACTCCTAGCAAGAGCGAAAACGGCGGGAAATCTGAAGAAAGCGG ACCCACCAGCTGCTTCGGCGCCGCCTCGGGGAAACCGGACAGAGCCCCCGACTCTGAGCGGCAGTGCGCCCACGCCATCTTCACCAGGCCGGCCGCCAACCTGGCGCCCTACGAGCtcagcttccagctgctggtccGAGGGGCCTGCCTGTTAGCGG GGCTGGAGAGTCCGACTCACGCTCTGAGGGCAGATGCAGACCCCAGTGCCCAAAGTGCCTCTGCCACCTACATCACTTTGGCCCAGGAGCACTCGTTTGACCGACACATCGAGATCATCCTGCACCTCAGTG AACCCCACAGCCCGTTGGTCATCCTGGAGCGAGGCCGCCTCTCGTTCAGCCAGTACGAACGGCTGATCGGTTCCCGCCGCGACTTCGCCCGCTGCGCTCGCAAAGACTCCGACCCGGAGCGGAAG CAGCTGGAGTTCCTGAGGAAGCGCTACCACAAGGACATCCTCAGCAGCCCCGTGCTGATGCTCAACTTCTGCCCGGACCTGCTGAGCGAACCTCTGGAGCTGCACAAGGCCACCAGGGAACTGGTGTTCCTCGTGGATCGCAGCGGCAGCATGAGCGGAGCCAACATTCATCGCGTGAAG GAAGCCATGGTGGTGGCACTGAAGAGCCTCCCTTCCCGCACCCTGCTGAACATCGTGGGCTTCGGGACCACTGTCAAACCCCTCTTCACCTCCAGCAAACTCTGCACTGAT GCGACTCTGATGCAGGCGTACGACTACGTCCAGCGGATGCGAGCCGACATGCGGGGCACCaacctgcagggggcgctgtcctGGGTCTACCAGCAGCCCGTGCAGCGCTCGTTTCCACGCCAGATCTTCATCGTGACAGACGGCTCCGTCAGCAACGTGGCCAAAGTGCTGGAGCTGGTGCGCCGAAACACGTGCGGCGGCAG ATGCTTTGGCCTGGGCCTGGGGCCTCGAGCCTGCAGGAGGCTCCTGCAGGGCGTTGTCAAGCTGACAGGAGGGACGACAGAGTTCttggatgaagaggagaggCTCCAGCCCAAG TTAATAAAGTCCATGAAAAAGGCCTTTGAACCCGTGCTCACTGACGTCCGGGTTGACTGGTACCTGCCAGAACACATGGAGGCGCTTCTTTCACCCAATGAAATTCCTCCAATCTACCCCGGAAACTGCCTCATTGGATACTGCACTCTGTATGATATGACAGCCTTCAAAGTGAAACACGCGGAG TCTCAAGGTCAGGGCTATAAAGGTGTCCACCGCGGCTCCGCGGGCTCGGTTTTCGGCCAGTCCAATGACGAGCTGTCGCCTCCTCCTGCCGCTGAGCTAATGCCTGTGGGGACGTGTGCAGATGGCGCCGACTTGGAGGAGGCTCTGAGAGAGATCTCCAGGGAAATCTCCTCGGAGTTCTCCTGTGCCAGAGACACAGACCCCGGCACCAGCCCAG GTGTGGAGCTGGACTGGTCGGCCGACGTGAGGAGGAGAATCCAGGAGACCTCCTACATCCAGGAGCAGTATATTCTCACCCGCTGCTCGCTCAGCAGTGAGCACAGTCTGCAGACACCGTCCCGCTCGCACGCGCGTGCCCCGTCCAACTCCGACTCTGCCGGTGGCCCGCTTTTGCCCGACCCCAACCCGTCGGACCCGGTCCTGGACACGGGCTCTCTGCCCCAAGGCCTCGAGAAGATGCCTCCTCCAGAGCAGAGGACATCCCTGTCTCGCTGGGCGGACTCCACATGGCAGCAGAGCCTGTCAGCGGAAACTCCCGACAACACAACGAAAAAG AAAGGGCACCTCGGCGGAAGCGAGGAGTCGCGTAGGAGGCAGAGAGCGCTGGCCCGCTCCACCATGGCGGCCCGCAGCTTCTCGTCTCCCCAGGGGGAGCTGGAGATGCATCGCCTGAGGAGAGCCCTGGAGAGGGTCTCCTTCGACCAGACGCTGGGAGGCAGGCTGGACGAGAGCGACGGGGAGACGAAGCCTCCGTCGCGGAGGAGCCTGACTGACTCCA ATGGACTCCTGTTCCCCGCCTCTCCCATGGACTGGGACGCCTTCGCCGACCCAAACGACCTCTTCGTGGCTGCGCCCCCAGAGGACCCCCCTCCGGGTCAGTGCCGCTCCATCGTCCACGGCCTGCTGGGCGGCAGGCCCGTGTCCTGGGAGGTCACCGTGGACCTCGGGCACCTGTGGACCCCCGAGGGGCAGGAGACGGCAGGGGGTGAGGGCCGCGAAGGGGACAGACGGGGAGGGGAGCCGTGGGCGGAGATCATTCACCAGCTGACCGCTCGCTCGGTGGTGAGGGACTTTGAGAAGACGGCAGAGAAGGAGAGCGACGGTGGGCACG GTTCGGCGAAGCGCTACCGCATGAAGGCCATCCAGACCAGCAAGCACTGTAACATCGTCTGCATGTACACGGCCTTCACCACCACTGACAGGAACCCCAACAAAGGTTTGCCAGACAACCTGGATGTCGAAAACACAG cagtgcatgctgggagcagGCAGAGTTCGGGCAGCCGCAGGCAGAGGGCCTATTCCGTGGGTCTGGGCAGGCGCCGCACCAGCGGCGACAGCGAGGAGGACGCGTGGAACTCCGCAG ACAGAGATGACACTCCTGCCTCACCCTGTAGCCTTACATCCTGGGACTCTA cctcggcaaCAGCAGGAGCCGCATGCACTCGTTCACAGAGATCGATAGAGAGCAAGTCAATGGAGAGCTTCTTCGGCACCAG GTTGCCGCTGGGCAGGCTCAGATCCTCCATTTCATCAGGGAAGCAGGTTCCTCTCAAGTCTCACTGCTTGTCTGCCGAGACTGAGAAACAGCCCGAAGCTGAATCTCCAGATTATTTGCCTCTG GTGCGCCTGCAGCTGGCATCCGGAGCTTTTCTTCTGACAGAGCTGTACTCGGAGTGCGTTCAGATCACGCTGGACCGCCTGAAGAGAGCGTCCCCCTACAGCCTCCACCGCCGCAGCCTCAGCCCACCTTTCCGCTGCTCGTCTCCCAGCGCCCCGTCCCTGTCCACCTCTGCCAAGCTCCTGGGCGCCGCCAGCCACCACGTCaccttctctccatcctcctgctccctcatcAACCCAACCGCGCCTCCGTTCCACCACGCGCCGGACGACAATCCCCTGATGCTGGAGCCGAGGCTCCGCAGGAGGCGCCTGTCTGACCGGGTTGACCTCCTCAGCTCCGAGGAGGGCTCCCTGGAGCTGTCTGCCGGCCTTTCTCAGAGCCACGGCCACGGTCAGGCCGACAGCGGCCGCGGGTCCGAGACAGACGTATGCGACGGCTCATCCGCAGACCTGGCTGATGTGCAGGAGAACAGCCACTCCGCTCAGGAGGACCTGGAGGGTTCCAGCTGGGCTACGGCTGTGGCTCTGGCCTGGCTCGAGCACCGCTGTGCCGGCTACTTCATGGAGTGGGAGCTGGTGGCTGCCAAGGCGGACCTCTGGCTGCGCTGTCAGGACCTGCCCGAGGGAGTGGACCTGGCGGGGCTGAAGGGGGCCGCCcgacagctgttcctgctgcttcgCCACTGGGATGAGAACATCAAGCTAAACATGCTGTGTTACAACCCCAATAATATGTAA
- the vwa5b2 gene encoding von Willebrand factor A domain-containing protein 5B2 isoform X3 encodes MVGLRNRSTWEALLLKASCIKSCANGCSLGITARLTYANADVESVEGVFVYPLAEKEVIVDFEAVIAGRLLGVQIESRGKLKDCCLDCCPGSGLDGHCGQEWGCCGSSGHDLQCTNGHLILDEDLERTTFIVGTGLIGPMDIVSIIISTTLELPTLENGAIRIVYPTLLTPIVSSQMTPSKSENGGKSEESGPTSCFGAASGKPDRAPDSERQCAHAIFTRPAANLAPYELSFQLLVRGACLLAGLESPTHALRADADPSAQSASATYITLAQEHSFDRHIEIILHLSEPHSPLVILERGRLSFSQYERLIGSRRDFARCARKDSDPERKQLEFLRKRYHKDILSSPVLMLNFCPDLLSEPLELHKATRELVFLVDRSGSMSGANIHRVKEAMVVALKSLPSRTLLNIVGFGTTVKPLFTSSKLCTDATLMQAYDYVQRMRADMRGTNLQGALSWVYQQPVQRSFPRQIFIVTDGSVSNVAKVLELVRRNTCGGRCFGLGLGPRACRRLLQGVVKLTGGTTEFLDEEERLQPKLIKSMKKAFEPVLTDVRVDWYLPEHMEALLSPNEIPPIYPGNCLIGYCTLYDMTAFKVKHAESQGQGYKGVHRGSAGSVFGQSNDELSPPPAAELMPVGTCADGADLEEALREISREISSEFSCARDTDPGTSPGVELDWSADVRRRIQETSYIQEQYILTRCSLSSEHSLQTPSRSHARAPSNSDSAGGPLLPDPNPSDPVLDTGSLPQGLEKMPPPEQRTSLSRWADSTWQQSLSAETPDNTTKKKGHLGGSEESRRRQRALARSTMAARSFSSPQGELEMHRLRRALERVSFDQTLGGRLDESDGETKPPSRRSLTDSNGLLFPASPMDWDAFADPNDLFVAAPPEDPPPGQCRSIVHGLLGGRPVSWEVTVDLGHLWTPEGQETAGGEGREGDRRGGEPWAEIIHQLTARSVVRDFEKTAEKESDGGHGSAKRYRMKAIQTSKHCNIVCMYTAFTTTDRNPNKGLPDNLDVENTAVHAGSRQSSGSRRQRAYSVGLGRRRTSGDSEEDAWNSAASATAGAACTRSQRSIESKSMESFFGTRLPLGRLRSSISSGKQVPLKSHCLSAETEKQPEAESPDYLPLVRLQLASGAFLLTELYSECVQITLDRLKRASPYSLHRRSLSPPFRCSSPSAPSLSTSAKLLGAASHHVTFSPSSCSLINPTAPPFHHAPDDNPLMLEPRLRRRRLSDRVDLLSSEEGSLELSAGLSQSHGHGQADSGRGSETDVCDGSSADLADVQENSHSAQEDLEGSSWATAVALAWLEHRCAGYFMEWELVAAKADLWLRCQDLPEGVDLAGLKGAARQLFLLLRHWDENIKLNMLCYNPNNM; translated from the exons ATGGTGGGACTGAGGAACCGCTCGACGTGGGAAGCTCTGCTCCTCAAGGCGTCCTGCATCAAGTCCTGCGCCAACGGCTGCTCCCTGGGCATCACCGCGCGTCTCACCTACGCCAATGCTGATGTGGAGTCTGTGGAAG GCGTGTTTGTGTACCCTTTGGCGGAGAAGGAGGTGATCGTTGACTTCGAGGCTGTGATCGCGGGCCGGCTGCTGGGGGTCCAGATCGAGAGCCGAGGGAAGCTGAAGGACTGCTGCTTGGACTGCTGCCCCGGGTCTGGTCTTGATGGCCACTGTGGTCAGGAGTGGGGCTGCTGTGGGAGCTCCGGACACGACCTGCAATGCACCAacg GGCATCTCATTCTGGATGAAGACCTTGAAAGAACCACCTTCATCGTGGGCACGGGGCTCATTGGGCCCATGGACATCGTGTCCATCATCATAAGCACCACACTGGAACTCCCCACGCTAGAAAACGGCGCCATCCGCATCGTCTACCCCACGTTACTGACTCCCATCGTCAGCAGCCAGATGACTCCTAGCAAGAGCGAAAACGGCGGGAAATCTGAAGAAAGCGG ACCCACCAGCTGCTTCGGCGCCGCCTCGGGGAAACCGGACAGAGCCCCCGACTCTGAGCGGCAGTGCGCCCACGCCATCTTCACCAGGCCGGCCGCCAACCTGGCGCCCTACGAGCtcagcttccagctgctggtccGAGGGGCCTGCCTGTTAGCGG GGCTGGAGAGTCCGACTCACGCTCTGAGGGCAGATGCAGACCCCAGTGCCCAAAGTGCCTCTGCCACCTACATCACTTTGGCCCAGGAGCACTCGTTTGACCGACACATCGAGATCATCCTGCACCTCAGTG AACCCCACAGCCCGTTGGTCATCCTGGAGCGAGGCCGCCTCTCGTTCAGCCAGTACGAACGGCTGATCGGTTCCCGCCGCGACTTCGCCCGCTGCGCTCGCAAAGACTCCGACCCGGAGCGGAAG CAGCTGGAGTTCCTGAGGAAGCGCTACCACAAGGACATCCTCAGCAGCCCCGTGCTGATGCTCAACTTCTGCCCGGACCTGCTGAGCGAACCTCTGGAGCTGCACAAGGCCACCAGGGAACTGGTGTTCCTCGTGGATCGCAGCGGCAGCATGAGCGGAGCCAACATTCATCGCGTGAAG GAAGCCATGGTGGTGGCACTGAAGAGCCTCCCTTCCCGCACCCTGCTGAACATCGTGGGCTTCGGGACCACTGTCAAACCCCTCTTCACCTCCAGCAAACTCTGCACTGAT GCGACTCTGATGCAGGCGTACGACTACGTCCAGCGGATGCGAGCCGACATGCGGGGCACCaacctgcagggggcgctgtcctGGGTCTACCAGCAGCCCGTGCAGCGCTCGTTTCCACGCCAGATCTTCATCGTGACAGACGGCTCCGTCAGCAACGTGGCCAAAGTGCTGGAGCTGGTGCGCCGAAACACGTGCGGCGGCAG ATGCTTTGGCCTGGGCCTGGGGCCTCGAGCCTGCAGGAGGCTCCTGCAGGGCGTTGTCAAGCTGACAGGAGGGACGACAGAGTTCttggatgaagaggagaggCTCCAGCCCAAG TTAATAAAGTCCATGAAAAAGGCCTTTGAACCCGTGCTCACTGACGTCCGGGTTGACTGGTACCTGCCAGAACACATGGAGGCGCTTCTTTCACCCAATGAAATTCCTCCAATCTACCCCGGAAACTGCCTCATTGGATACTGCACTCTGTATGATATGACAGCCTTCAAAGTGAAACACGCGGAG TCTCAAGGTCAGGGCTATAAAGGTGTCCACCGCGGCTCCGCGGGCTCGGTTTTCGGCCAGTCCAATGACGAGCTGTCGCCTCCTCCTGCCGCTGAGCTAATGCCTGTGGGGACGTGTGCAGATGGCGCCGACTTGGAGGAGGCTCTGAGAGAGATCTCCAGGGAAATCTCCTCGGAGTTCTCCTGTGCCAGAGACACAGACCCCGGCACCAGCCCAG GTGTGGAGCTGGACTGGTCGGCCGACGTGAGGAGGAGAATCCAGGAGACCTCCTACATCCAGGAGCAGTATATTCTCACCCGCTGCTCGCTCAGCAGTGAGCACAGTCTGCAGACACCGTCCCGCTCGCACGCGCGTGCCCCGTCCAACTCCGACTCTGCCGGTGGCCCGCTTTTGCCCGACCCCAACCCGTCGGACCCGGTCCTGGACACGGGCTCTCTGCCCCAAGGCCTCGAGAAGATGCCTCCTCCAGAGCAGAGGACATCCCTGTCTCGCTGGGCGGACTCCACATGGCAGCAGAGCCTGTCAGCGGAAACTCCCGACAACACAACGAAAAAG AAAGGGCACCTCGGCGGAAGCGAGGAGTCGCGTAGGAGGCAGAGAGCGCTGGCCCGCTCCACCATGGCGGCCCGCAGCTTCTCGTCTCCCCAGGGGGAGCTGGAGATGCATCGCCTGAGGAGAGCCCTGGAGAGGGTCTCCTTCGACCAGACGCTGGGAGGCAGGCTGGACGAGAGCGACGGGGAGACGAAGCCTCCGTCGCGGAGGAGCCTGACTGACTCCA ATGGACTCCTGTTCCCCGCCTCTCCCATGGACTGGGACGCCTTCGCCGACCCAAACGACCTCTTCGTGGCTGCGCCCCCAGAGGACCCCCCTCCGGGTCAGTGCCGCTCCATCGTCCACGGCCTGCTGGGCGGCAGGCCCGTGTCCTGGGAGGTCACCGTGGACCTCGGGCACCTGTGGACCCCCGAGGGGCAGGAGACGGCAGGGGGTGAGGGCCGCGAAGGGGACAGACGGGGAGGGGAGCCGTGGGCGGAGATCATTCACCAGCTGACCGCTCGCTCGGTGGTGAGGGACTTTGAGAAGACGGCAGAGAAGGAGAGCGACGGTGGGCACG GTTCGGCGAAGCGCTACCGCATGAAGGCCATCCAGACCAGCAAGCACTGTAACATCGTCTGCATGTACACGGCCTTCACCACCACTGACAGGAACCCCAACAAAGGTTTGCCAGACAACCTGGATGTCGAAAACACAG cagtgcatgctgggagcagGCAGAGTTCGGGCAGCCGCAGGCAGAGGGCCTATTCCGTGGGTCTGGGCAGGCGCCGCACCAGCGGCGACAGCGAGGAGGACGCGTGGAACTCCGCAG cctcggcaaCAGCAGGAGCCGCATGCACTCGTTCACAGAGATCGATAGAGAGCAAGTCAATGGAGAGCTTCTTCGGCACCAG GTTGCCGCTGGGCAGGCTCAGATCCTCCATTTCATCAGGGAAGCAGGTTCCTCTCAAGTCTCACTGCTTGTCTGCCGAGACTGAGAAACAGCCCGAAGCTGAATCTCCAGATTATTTGCCTCTG GTGCGCCTGCAGCTGGCATCCGGAGCTTTTCTTCTGACAGAGCTGTACTCGGAGTGCGTTCAGATCACGCTGGACCGCCTGAAGAGAGCGTCCCCCTACAGCCTCCACCGCCGCAGCCTCAGCCCACCTTTCCGCTGCTCGTCTCCCAGCGCCCCGTCCCTGTCCACCTCTGCCAAGCTCCTGGGCGCCGCCAGCCACCACGTCaccttctctccatcctcctgctccctcatcAACCCAACCGCGCCTCCGTTCCACCACGCGCCGGACGACAATCCCCTGATGCTGGAGCCGAGGCTCCGCAGGAGGCGCCTGTCTGACCGGGTTGACCTCCTCAGCTCCGAGGAGGGCTCCCTGGAGCTGTCTGCCGGCCTTTCTCAGAGCCACGGCCACGGTCAGGCCGACAGCGGCCGCGGGTCCGAGACAGACGTATGCGACGGCTCATCCGCAGACCTGGCTGATGTGCAGGAGAACAGCCACTCCGCTCAGGAGGACCTGGAGGGTTCCAGCTGGGCTACGGCTGTGGCTCTGGCCTGGCTCGAGCACCGCTGTGCCGGCTACTTCATGGAGTGGGAGCTGGTGGCTGCCAAGGCGGACCTCTGGCTGCGCTGTCAGGACCTGCCCGAGGGAGTGGACCTGGCGGGGCTGAAGGGGGCCGCCcgacagctgttcctgctgcttcgCCACTGGGATGAGAACATCAAGCTAAACATGCTGTGTTACAACCCCAATAATATGTAA